The Dermacentor silvarum isolate Dsil-2018 chromosome 3, BIME_Dsil_1.4, whole genome shotgun sequence region atgaaagtgtgaaagtagcaccggtttcttgaaatatgtcagcgcgaagcgacgagagcaaagggtgggttagtgggggggggaggggggggtgcaaaaaaattcggggggggggggggtttgaacccccccaaccccccccttggctacgccactgctcacATTTGCTTTTATTCGCACAGGATAGCCAAGAATCGATGAAGGTTGGAAAGCAGTACATCGCAGCAGATACTGGTAAGCaaacttttttcttttcacaacgatctgaactgtctgtcTCCGGATGTGGGTTAAGTGCGCAGTGATAAATCCCCCCTACATGTTGGAAGTGGACTTAACCGGGGAAAATGATctgttattttgtttgtttgtgaaaTTTATTACGTTTCAGAAAAGCAGTGACTATGTTGTGATAATGTTACAAAACATTGAGTAAGTGTAACCGCTACTTTTTAACGGCATGGTGAAATTATATGTGAAACGATACGACTTGTTGCTTGTAAATTTGCTGCGGTACGGCGAAAATTGAAAGTACGAAAAAATGGCGGCACCTCCAGGACCCCGCGTATCGGCAGCTCAAACCACTCTGCTTGTTGAGTTTATGGAGCAGGACCCGTACTTGGCGAGAGGCGCCACAAGCCTCTCCCCAAGTACGAGTACTGCGCATAAAAAAGCGTTGTAGAACGAGCTGACTGCCGCGCTCAACGCGCTAGGGCCGGCTGTAAAAACAGCCCGGCGCTGGCGCCAGTATTGGGCGCGAATTGTGCATGACATGAAAAAACTTGCCGCGTATGTTGGGTCGGAGAAGAGGTGAGCCTGCAGCTATCAACATACTTCGGAACGTAAGCTCACTGTGTTCATGTTTTTGCAGGAAAACCGGAGGAGGCAGGTTGGGCGGGCTGGAGCGCCGTGTGATGGACGTGTTGAGCCGCACCGGCCCAGGCTACGCGCTGGTCGATTTTTTCGCTGATGACGCCGAGGTGCGTAGTGTTTTGTGTTGCTATGTGGACCGGTTTGGGGAAGTTGCACTGTTCAGAGCTGATGAATGTTTTACTGTTGTGTGTTTATGTCTGTTTGCTTGCAATTAAGAACACATGCCAGCACATGATATCCATActttgcagaaatgaaaatctgcccccccccccccccccctagaataACATAAGCAACCAATGCTGTTCAGAAATGTCCTGTGATTGATTATATGGTTCGTTACTCCGTGAAGCATGTGTAGTCACGAGTAAGTCAGTTGATGTATCAAGCATATTCTGTACAGAGTGAATAAATCTGAATAGACTTGGCAAACAGTTcatggaactgaagcaacaataaCAGTATTCAAATCATATTCATCAGGTGCAATGCTCACATAGTGTGTCTACTATGCTTTGTTATTGCAGCAGGCAAGCTCCAGCGAGGAAGAGGCCGCTGCCGCCCATGTGCCTCTCCCGACGGCCCCACCCCAAGTGTCCGTGGGCACAGAGCcggggacgagcggcactgcacgTAAGGCACTTAACAGCAATTGAAATGCGAAGCCTTCAGAACAAAGCACTGCCTGTTGTGAAattttaaacagaaaaaaattatttcacataGTCACCTACAAAGAAACACAGCTAGTTCCTGCCATAATCTGACTGTGCAAGACGAAACTATATTCTGTTTGACTAATCATACCACTTGTAATGCAGCTTCTGTAGCGTTCAAGTTGTCGTGTAGAAATTAATATTGGTGCAGCATATTGTAGTGCTGTGGtgtcgctttatttatttatccaacTGTAAGGTTTATATTGCCTACAGCTTGTTGCCGGGAATAGTTTCCTATGTTTCCACCTATGAACCAGTGAATGTTCAACATAGAGGGGCACAACAAATTTGTTATCCTCTTTGCCCATTTAATTTTTAAGGACCACCAACTCGGCAGCAGCCCCGAAGACCACctcggcagcagcagccgctAGAGGATGCGGCCTGCAGGGCAGCAGAGGAATATGCGAGGCAGGGGCAGCTGGCGGAGGCTGCAAACGTGGAGGCTGTCGCCTTCCACCAGACGCTTCTTGAGCAAAACGGACAGGTACGTACAACTCGCCCAGGTTGCAATTTTTTAAAGAGGGCATCCGTATTCACTGGGCTGAAGTGTTCATTGGTTTGTTTGCTTATGTATCCTCTGTGAGATGCTTTCTCATTCTGTTACTTCGCAAATTACAAAGCATTTCCGTGGTTATCACCGACATTGCCTTCTTAGTGACAAAGGTGGCTTGGTAGCATTTTCTGTCTTTGAACATGTTTTTAACATAACAGATCACATACAGTTTGTACTTCAACTTCTCACGTCATATGCATACGTTCCCACTGTCCTCTAGAGTAACCGTGCTGAAAGTGTAACCCATGCAAACACTGATGAAACGAACAATTTACTTTCGTTTCCTCTAGCTGCAGTAAGTGCATTTTTTCCGCAGCATCATCAACAACTGGTGGAGGAGCTGAGGGCCTCCCGCGTGGTGCAGCAGCAGTTGGTGGTGGAGACGAGGGGTTTGCGGGAGGCGACTGCCCTCGTCGCAGCCACCTTGCGCCAGCTCGTGGCTGCCCTCGCCCGTGGCCTCCGCGAGCCGCCTCAGCCGTAGTTTGGGGCAGGAGTCACCATTATATGTTGTTTATTATGTCATTTGTTTATTATCTAATGTTTCGCATAATGCATAATTTATTGCAATTTTTTCTTATGTTTAGTTCCACTTGCTGAGCAAGTTTGTCTCAGTGAGTGAACTGTATGTCTAATGTTTCATCTTTTTGGTTAGGTGTGTGCTTTCGTTTTGCTGTTTATGAGCTATTTATGTATTCGCTGCTTTTCAAGGAACATGTTGACTACGTGGTCACTTTTATTTTAGCCACAACAGTGTTTCACACACAAATGCTGTGATAACAGGTATTGAAATCCACTGTTATGATTTTCACACTATATTTATGTTGTTTCCGATCTTTTTTGTCCTATGGAACCCACAAGTGGCCATATTATTTATTTTAGCAACACGTGCGTCTTACTTGCAATAGTTATTGTGATATATCAGGTTGGCATATCGGTGATAGCAACGCAATCTAGTCCCCATTGATGTTGAGAATTTTGTATACACCCAATGTAGCCATTATTTTACTACATTCACTGCCAGGCTGTTCTTGTTGGCCTTGTTATATGTCAGATTATCAGAGTGCACGGTATTTTTTCACGTCTGTCGTTCCTTAAAGGCGCCGGACTGCACTTTCACACTGGTGGCCCTATTGTGGC contains the following coding sequences:
- the LOC125944112 gene encoding uncharacterized protein LOC125944112 — its product is MDVLSRTGPGYALVDFFADDAEQASSSEEEAAAAHVPLPTAPPQVSVGTEPGTSGTARPPTRQQPRRPPRQQQPLEDAACRAAEEYARQGQLAEAANVEAVAFHQTLLEQNGQHHQQLVEELRASRVVQQQLVVETRGLREATALVAATLRQLVAALARGLREPPQP